A window of the Corythoichthys intestinalis isolate RoL2023-P3 chromosome 6, ASM3026506v1, whole genome shotgun sequence genome harbors these coding sequences:
- the LOC130917313 gene encoding uncharacterized protein C22orf31-like gives MPSENTLQVLFLKQDAAYEMSSYGLRPHIRRPKKYGDATKERSYMLAPKKNLDWWNEDEEACVQRRLDDRYRRNAAILPDLHVNFGDKAQGDICSKSDLTCESEPETGLLMIHGFTVSEYQNLYHLVVDPLLLSPSGKPYSYSLELGRTIKEHLFTELAYPMLEIFESQETVNVVERFCLLRTTPNIDMDCNGSVQ, from the exons ATGCCCTCTGaaaacacacttcaagtatTGTTTCTAAAACA GGATGCTGCATATGAGATGAGTTCCTATGGCTTAAGGCCACACATTAGGCGTCCAAAGAAATACGGGGATGCAACAAAGGAAAGGAGTTATATGTtggcaccaaaaaaaaatttggattgGTGGAATGAGGATGAAGAAGCGTGCGTGCAAAGACGCCTGGACGACAGGTACAGAAGGAATGCTGCTATTCTTCCAGACCTCCATGTTAACTTTGGCGACAAAGCACAAGGGGACATTTGCTCCAAGAGTGATTTAACGTGCGAGTCCGAACCAGAAACTGGACTTTTAATGATCCACGGCTTCACGGTATCTGAATACCAAAACCTGTATCATTTAGTAGTGGATCCCCTGCTGCTGAGTCCTTCTGGGAAGCCCTATTCCTACAGTTTGGAGCTGGGTCGCACCATCAAGGAACATCTGTTTACAGAGCTGGCTTACCCAATGCTTGAAATTTTTGAGTCACAAGAAACTGTGAATGTGGTAGAGCGATTTTGTTTACTGCGTACAACACCAAACATAGATATGGATTGTAATGGAAGCGTTCAATAA
- the cpda gene encoding carboxypeptidase D, whose protein sequence is MAHRREPESATEKLRVSLFVSFVCLAIHLGGAEDLRHRTRSASTVETVENYDKYYNYVDLTERLQSYAQKYAHIANLSSIGQSVQGRELWVMRITKDPHIEAPGKPKFKYIGNMHGDETVSRQVLVYLVEYLLTKYEEETRIAALVNTTDIYIMPSMNPDGFEVSKEGECSGQRKGRNNAKNKDLNRSFPDQFGTKVANQPDSIPEVMAVIRWMQDKQFVLSANLHGGTVVASYPFDDSASHEGQSHYSPSPDDSLFRYLALVYSKNHPVMKTGKPNCPDNPGETFKDGITNGAQWYDVAGGMQDYNYIYENCLEITIELSCCKYPHASQLHKEWDLNKESLLAYIEKIHIGVRGYVRDHVSGTAITNANLVVAGIPHNLTTGRYGDYYRLLIPGTYNITAMATGYTTVTRSNVQVLEGDAVELNFVLEPVSNEPTFNRRVTKTTPSSPSITDINISSLNTNTHPSTQSQVVTSVGSKRTPTPPPPEPQPVQPQEFRHHNYTDMESFLRKYSNDFPSIAHLYSIGRSVKGRELYVIVISDNPTVHEHGEPEFKYVGNMHGNEVVGRELLLNLIEYLCLNYGTDREVTELVNSTRIHIMPSMNPDGYEAAHEGDERGYRGRNNSNNVDLNRNFPDQFATIKEPRQPETIAVMNWLKSIPFVLSANLHGGSLVVNYPFDDNKEMKTHYSKSPDDKVFQQVARAYSQENFLMHNGHPCARLYPEEYFTDGITNGANWYNVAGGMQDWNYMNTNCFEVTIELGCVKYPWAKDLPKYWEQNRQSLLQFIHQVHHGIKGTVSDIRDGMGIPNATIQIEDIDHNISTALTGDYWRLLVPGTYSITASANGYQPLKTYATVSKNGVEVVDFRLTSLHSESNGQSPSKPQPSHNPPEVGFESLIKDLSLGLGLEQLVKSIDTEKSFRFRGYKDISAFLQDLTHNYTKITSLQSLGHSVEFRTIWALEISNNPGVAEPSEPKVRYVAGIHGNAPVGTELLLHFAALLCHNYGKSPDITKLINETTIVIVPLINPDGREQAVEKQCTSTRGFTNTHGKDLDTDFFGNASQHVVEPQPETRAMIDMILDKGYTLSVALDGGSLVATYPYDKPVQSVENEGTLKYLASVYAKNHPTMHLGNTGCAINGQASNIPDGVMRAAERQSHMGSMKDFSMDFGQCPEITVYTGCCVFPPTEQLATLWAENMKPLLSMLVEAHKGVRGVVRDKSGKPIVGAIMVLNGGVKVFTAEGGYFRALLAPGNHVIEAVADGYQQQRQEVVVSSYEAARPIIIEFDMDHSIFGLPREFVVASAAATMTALVVTACIIWCVCAAKSNRQKDGFHRLRQHRDEYDDEIRLTSMGSKKSLLAHEFQDESESDEDTLYANKI, encoded by the exons ATGGCGCACAGAAGGGAACCGGAGTCTGCCACTGAAAAACTACGGGTGTCACTTTTCGTTTCTTTTGTCTGTCTTGCTATTCATCTCGGCGGCGCTGAAGACTTACGACATCGGACACGAAGCGCCTCAACTGTCGAAACGGTAGAAAACTACGACAAATACTATAATTATGTCGACCTAACCGAGCGCTTGCAGTCCTACGCTCAGAAATACGCTCACATAGCAAACCTGTCGAGCATTGGTCAGTCCGTCCAGGGCAGGGAGCTCTGGGTGATGAGGATCACCAAGGACCCCCATATAGAGGCACCGGGAAAACCAAAGTTCAAATATATCGGCAACATGCACGGCGACGAGACCGTGTCCAGGCAGGTTCTGGTCTATCTTGTGGAATACTTGCTAACTAAATACGAGGAGGAAACAAGGATAGCTGCGTTGGTTAACACCACGGACATCTACATCATGCCCAGTATGAACCCTGATGGCTTTGAGGTGTCCAAAGAAGGGGAATGTTCCGGGCAAAGAAAGGGCCGAAACAATGCCAAAAACAAGGATCTGAACAGGAgctttcctgaccaatttgggaCGAAAGTAGCCAACCAGCCTGATAGCATTCCTGAAGTCATGGCTGTCATCAGATGGATGCAGGACAAGCA GTTTGTTCTGTCTGCAAACCTGCACGGTGGAACTGTGGTTGCCAGCTACCCGTTTGATGACTCAGCCTCTCATGAGGGACAAAGTCATTATAGCCCGTCACCAGACGACAGCCTTTTTCGCTACTTGGCCCTGGTGTACTCCAAGAACCACCCGGTGATGAAGACTGGCAAGCCCAATTGTCCTGATAATCCAGGAGAAACCTTTAAAGATGGTATCACTAATGGGGCACAGTGGTACGATGTGGCAG GAGGGATGCAGGACTACAACTACATCTATGAAAACTGTCTTGAAATTACCATTGAGCTTAGCTGCTGCAAATATCCCCACGCTTCTCAACTCCACAAGGAATGGGACCTCAACAAAGAGTCTCTTCTGGCCTACATTGAAAAG ATTCATATAGGTGTCCGTGGCTATGTAAGAGATCATGTCAGTGGAACAGCCATTACCAATGCCAACTTAGTGGTCGCCGGTATCCCCCACAACCTGACCACTGGAAGGTATGGCGACTACTACAGACTTCTGATCCCAGGAACTTACAACATCACTGCTATGGCCACAGG GTACACTACAGTGACGCGCAGCAATGTACAAGTCTTGGAGGGAGATGCCGTTGAACTTAATTTTGTCTTAGAACCAGTTTCAAACGAGCCAACTTTCAACAGAAGAGTCACTAAGACCACACCCTCTTCACCGTCAATCACTGATATTAACATCTCCTCCTTAAATACCAATACTCATCCCTCCACCCAGTCCCAAGTGGTAACCTCTGTAGGAAGCAAAAGAACACCCACTCCACCACCACCCGAACCACAGCCTGTTCAACCTCAGGAATTTCGTCACCACAACTATACTGATATGGAGAGCTTCTTACGCAAGTACAGCAACGACTTCCCATCTATTGCTCATCTTTACTCTATCGGCCGTTCTGTGAAAGGCAGGGAGCTCTATGTGATTGTTATATCAGACAACCCCACAGTTCATGAACATG GTGAGCCTGAGTTTAAATATGTGGGCAACATGCATGGCAATGAAGTGGTTGGACGGGAACTACTGCTCAACCTCATTGAGTACCTTTGCCTTAACTATGGCACTGACCGGGAAGTAACAGAGTTGGTCAACAGCACACGCATTCACATTATGCCTTCAATGAACCCTGATGGCTATGAGGCTGCTCATGAAG GTGATGAGAGAGGCTACAGAGGGCGCAACAACAGCAACAATGTTGACCTGAATCGCAATTTCCCAGACCAGTTTGCCACTATTAAAGAGCCCAGGCAGCCAGAGACTATCGCTGTGATGAACTGGCTTAAAAGCATTCCTTTTGTCCTATCGGCCAATCTCCATGGAG GTTCTTTGGTGGTCAACTACCCCTTTGATGATAATAAAGAGATGAAAACACATTACAGCAAGTCACCGGATGACAAAGTTTTTCAGCAGGTGGCCCGAGCCTACTCACAG GAAAACTTTCTGATGCACAATGGACACCCTTGTGCGAGACTGTACCCTGAAGAATACTTTACAGATGGCATCACCAATGGTGCCAACTGGTACAATGTTGCTG ggGGCATGCAAGACTGGAATTACATGAACACCAACTGCTTTGAAGTGACTATTGAGTTGGGTTGTGTGAAGTACCCCTGGGCCAAGGATCTGCCTAAATATTGGGAACAAAATCGTCAATCTTTGCTTCAATTTATCCATCAG GTTCACCATGGAATAAAAGGAACAGTCTCTGACATTAGAGATGGTATGGGAATACCCAATGCCACCATTCAGATTGAGGACATTGACCACAACATCAGCACAGCTCTCACTGGTGACTACTGGAGACTGCTAGTCCCTGGGACGTATTCCATCACTGCCTCCGCCAATGG ATATCAACCTTTGAAGACATATGCCACCGTGTCCAAGAATGGGGTGGAAGTGGTTGATTTCCGGCTGACAAGTCTTCACTCAGAATCTAATGGCCAGTCACCTTCCAAACCCCAGCCAAGCCATAACCCACCGGAGGTGGGGTTTGAGAGCTTAATCAAAGACCTGTCTCTGGGTCTAGGTTTAGAACAGCTGGTCAAGAGCATAGATACAGAGAAGAGTTTCAGATTTCGAGGTTACAAGGACATTTCTGCGTTCCTCCAAGATCTTACCCACAACTATACTAAAATCACATCCTTGCAGAG TTTGGGCCACAGTGTTGAGTTTAGAACTATTTGGGCTCTGGAAATTTCCAACAACCCAGGAGTGGCTGAGCCCTCTGAGCCTAAGGTACGCTATGTAGCAGGGATCCATGGTAATGCACCTGTGGGAACTGAGCTGCTTCTCCATTTTGCTGCCTTGTTATGTCACAACTATGGCAAAAGTCCAGACATTACAAAG CTCATCAATGAAACAACTATTGTAATTGTGCCGTTGATCAACCCAGATGGAAGAGAACAAGCAGTGGAGAAGCAATGCACCTCCACCCGGGGCTTCACCAATACTCACGGCAAAGATCTTGACACAGACTTCTTTG GCAATGCATCCCAGCATGTGGTGGAACCACAGCCAGAGACCAGAGCAATGATTGACATGATTTTAGATAAAGGCTACACACTGTCTGTGGCACTTGATGGCGGATCTCTTGTGGCAACTTATCCTTATGACAAGCCTGTCCAGTCAG tggAGAATGAAGGCACTCTGAAGTACTTGGCCAGTGTTTATGCCAAAAACCATCCCACGATGCACCTTGGTAACACAGGATGTGCAATTAATGGACAAG CAAGCAACATACCAGACGGAGTTATGAGGGCAGCTGAGAGACAAAGTCACATGGGCAGTATGAAG GACTTCAGCATGGACTTTGGCCAatgtccagaaatcacagtgtatactGGCTGTTGTGTGTTTCCTCCAACGGAACAGCTTGCCACACTCTGGGCAGAGAACATGAAACCTCTTCTAAGTATGTTGGTGGAG GCTCACAAAGGTGTGCGGGGAGTGGTGAGAGATAAGAGCGGGAAGCCCATTGTTGGTGCCATCATGGTCCTGAATGGGGGTGTTAAAGTCTTTACTGCAGAAGGTGGATACTTCCGTGCTCTACTGGCTCCTGGCAACCATGTGATCGAAGCTGTTGCTGATGGCTACCAGCAACAACGCCAAGAG GTAGTGGTGTCTTCCTATGAAGCAGCGAGACCCATCATCATTGAGTTTGACATGGACCACAGCATATTTGGTCTACCGAGAGAATTTGTGGTTGCCAGTGCAG CTGCCACCATGACGGCATTGGTGGTGACTGCATGCATCATCTGGTGCGTGTGCGCTGCCAAGTCCAACCGGCAAAAAGACGGCTTTCATCGTTTACGGCAGCACAGAGATGAGTATGACGATGAGATCCGGCTAACGTCGATGGGCTCCAAGAAGTCACTCCTTGCCCATGAGTTTCAGGATGAAAGTGAAAGTGATGAGGATACATTATATGCCAACAAAATCTGA